TGTAGTATTATATGATGCATCTGATCATGaataattatgttaaaagttctagttaaatattgattaggttttgtataAGAAGCTATAGTTGGTTGTTATGCACTCCTGGGTGGAGGTTTGTTTTGATTTCtagtggtgttggtggtggcAGGTTATTTGAGACCTCATGATAGGCCACCTATGAACAATATTGGGTTTCAGCCACCTGCACCAAATGCTCTTCCAACTGGTGGTCCAATTTCAGGTGATATTTCTTTTGGGTATGCTACTTCTATATCATAGAAGTATATGAGCTCGTGCCCAATGACCCCTCTGCTTTGCGGAAATTGTAACTTTGTTATGGATTTTTTCAGGTCATGGGATGCCTTGTAGGCCAGATGTGACTGCTCTCAATTGGAGACCAGCTTAAGAAATCTTGAATTCTTATGGATTTTGGACTTTTGGTAAGTCTTTGCCTTTTATGACTTTAATGTCTGACTTTGAAATCGAAGTACCACATGGTATTTTTTTTGTGCatgtattttccattttctctattattttaagaaatggaagaaatgggtgcatctattattttttaattgtatgTCGCATCATGCTAATTGCGGGGATAAGGTGTACCTTTCCTCTGTGTTCAGGCTCTGATGGGGAACTCAAATAGGAGAAAGGGTTGACCTCTAAACGAAAATCAGATGGCAAACTGTTCTGAAGTTGAGGGTGACTTACCAAGATTTTGTTTATTGTAACTTTTCCTGAGAAATGTGAGATGCACCTCGCAGattttactttaaaaagtgTAAGCCTGATGTAGGCCATGAAGAGATGAAACAGAGTCACACTAGAATTCAGCAGTTATATTCCCAAGTGCTGTagtattagttttattttgcaGTTGCATTTGGGATGAACGtgttcttattgttttttaCTTGTAGCAGTAGGATTGATTACTTTGCATACCCTAGGTATTACATTCCGAATTGTTTCACAGTAGTAGTGCTGTGTCTGAATACAACTATATTTACTCAATATATAGCCTTGTAAGTACATAGTTAATTCATCCATTTTAgaatcaattatattataactttTCAGTTAGAACTACATCTACTTTTTCCTTAAGCAGAGGATCTTCTTTTTATGTCATGGGATATTTCAATAGCCAGGTGAGGATAACTAATAGAACAGTTGGGTGGGAGTGAGTTGGCTGTAGGGATGAGTGAGGTTGTACACCAGTTGGGATCAATTTGAGAGTTTGTTGATGCTGGGCCGCAACCAAATTATGAACTCGGTGGGATAAGGGGGTGATTGCAACTCACAATCTCCTCCAACCAAACTACCCTAAACAATGAATttcttatatatgtgtgtgcactTGTAAGCGTAAATGACAGATTGAGTTTACAATCAAATACATCCCCATGAGATTGCCATTTGTCATCACCTTTTGTTGTATCATGTATGCACTTTTTTCTTAGTATTCTAGCTGGGAGAGTGATATGGAGAACATGATATAGAACTATATTTTGTTTGTAAATGTTATCCTTATCTTAATGCTTTGTATAAGAAGCATCAGAAGCTAAGGGGTGGTTGTTTGTTTAGCCAAAAGAGTAGAACCATTTTGGTTTATATTATCATAGTAGAAACTGATGATATgcaggtttttttttgtttttttggaaatatgcCATAACTTACCTGTCCACTTTTTAGTCTCCATACCTCTTATCCCACTTGCTCTCCTCCTGGTTGCAAAGTGTTTTCTTTGTCTTTTCTCCTGGAAATTGTAGGAAGTTGAGATTGAGATGTGAATTGGGAACCACAGTAGACCAATAAACACTTGCTGGCTAGTTAGTTTGTAAAATGTACTTGGAGAAGTGTATAATGTGTACAAAAAGCATCTCTAAATTATCGTAAGTTTCTTTCAATGAATTTCAATAATGTGTTATTTTGTAAAGAAAGTATTGTGTTATATGTACTAAGTGCTACAGCAGGAGCAAGTTGTATAGCTTTAAATTAGAGGTTGTATACAGAAATTTAAATCTTAAACTGTCAGATTGATTTTAGAGAAAAGATTATTGGGAGCTGTTATTTCAATTAGATGCTATACAACATGCGTGGTTGACAGAGcttatttaattacataattaaaataaagattCTTAGTTTTTAACTTCTGTAAGCCATCCATAATTCACTTGGTGCAATATTCATATCATAATTAACCATCATAAACGTAGCTACCTTTTGGAATTAGTATTTCAAAATTCCATGTTTCTATACTAATAACTATTTGCCATTCTTCCAGGACTACAGGCATTGAAGAATGTTCTAACCTCAACTGCAACTGATTTACTGGTTGGTGATTGTCAAATAAGATGTATGCCCCTGGTAGATTATTCTGCTTCAAAATTTTGAGGTAATTATGTAATTACAGATCCCTGAGCTGTAACAGTTCcccactacttttttttttctttgatcaAATAGTCATAGTTTACATGCAAACACTTTTGCGGTTCATATGCTAGCAATCATAGGCATTTAGAACTGTAGAAGGATTCTTAGTTTAAGTGTACAGATGAATTTTGATGGTGTATTTATCATTGAATTAATTCCagttttgttcttattattgttCGAATAGTGTGTGTATTGTTGTCTGTCTGTCTTTATGATTCAAAACTGTTCCTCTACAGCTGATACTCTGATTTGTTGTTTTGAATGTTTCTAGATGAGTGTGAAATGCTTCTCATATAGTTTGTTTGGTTTTATTCTTGATATGTTTGTAATAAAGTATGTGGAAGAATGAAATATTGTTAAAATGcatgttttctgaaaatttcTGTTGTAATATTGAACCCATTACTTatcgaaataaataaataatcaatctGGTATTCTTAGTGACTGATTGAATGCTGTGGTGGTAGAGGTTTATTAATCTCTTAGTAATACTATCTCCATAAATGAAAATTGTGGCACAGATGTGAAAGCTTGGTTTACTAGTTTTTGTATTTGAAATATAATACTCAGCCCCCAGATCCCATCCTTGTTATATGTTGCAGTGCAAGCATAGTTTCTGTTTCCGGATGCCCCTATTTGGAGGGGGGGTCACAGAACACATTATTATGATGGATTTTTTAGAAGCTCATTTTTAGAACTAATATACACATGGAGTTCTCCTTCTCTGGCAGTCCTTGTTACAAACTCtctgttatttatttatttttaattgtaaatcaCAGCTATTGCAATCTTGTAGGCAGGAAGATGTTTCTTTGACATGCCATGAAATATTATGATATCTTGTACAAGTGGTCAAGTGGTATTGGGAATTAAAGCATTGATTTGAGTTTGAGTATATCATAATGTCAATGTGCAAATTTATGTTTACAAAAATTGTGCATAATTAACAGCTACTGTGTTTGTGTAATGAAAAAAGTGCGTTCAAGCCAAATTGTGCTCTTCCCATCAATCTGTACTACAATGTAATTGCTGCGAGTCCGAGGAGCACATATGAACCAAACAAGTGTCTTGATTTACATAATTTACAAATGCAAAAGTTGTACGAGCTGTCTATGGTACTATAATGTATGGTACTATAATGTTGTTTTTacgtaatttatatttatattgggGTCCAATAGATTGAATGTTTGACACAACAATGGAAATGGCCTGTTTTaagaagcatgaataaagaatGTGTTTGTCTATATGGGATATGTTAACATTCTTCCTCTACCAGAgctaaaaatgtatatatattttttaaattttttattcccAAAGAAAAATGGAGTAGTACCCCCATCTACATGAAGTAAGAACTAATCCAGTGCAGCCTTGTTGCTTCGACCGGTTATTGGTTTAGGTAGGCCATCAAAGATTGGTTTTGTAATTGGCCACAAGGATGTAAACGTGCTAGTATCTGAATCTTGCAAATTTGATGTGCTGGATGACCTCCTAACTCTGGTGAGATTGTTGGCACAAACCGACTCAATAGCAATAGGAGGCTCTGCAATGGCAATGGCTCGACTAgccgctgctgctgctgctgcggCCTTGGGTCTCAAAGCCAGGCCTGTGCTGCTTCCAACAGCTGAGAATCCGCCACTGCTGCACTCGTCTTCCTTGAGCAACAACATTTCTGGGCTGCGCAAGAAGTCAGACTCAGACTTCTGACGTTTCCTCATGAATTTTTCACCCAGGGCCAGGGGGCTGCTGCTGTCTGAGGAGtcattgttataataatattttgattcTTTGGGAGAGAATGCATCCTCCTCCTCCACATTTGTAAAAACTACGCTTCTGCATTTCCTGCGGGGGTTTAGAGGTGGGTTTGATGAGGATTTGCTAAACAGGAACATGTGCTCACTCTCTACAGCTACAGAATGAGGAGATTCTCCCTTCCCATTCCCATTGCCATTCCCATTCCCATGTGCTGCAGGACTTCTTTTCAAGGGTGACCCTTCTTCATCTCCCAATTTTATACCATATAAACTGCAAATTGCTGGAGAAAGTTTCAATCTGAGTGAATCAAACAAGTTCAAATTTCAGTTAGCCACTCAGCTCACCATAATTTTAAACAACTACCAAGTCCACGGATCAAATTCAAGAGATAACTAACATTTACTATATCGCACAATTTCAACCTTCCTTAATCTCTTATTATTCTCAAACCCAAATTCAAATGAGCAACATAATTCACAACTGGAGGAGCTACCAAAAGTTCAGGTGTAAGTTAGACACAGTAAATTATCATTGCACCAATGTTCTGCGGCactttttgtatataaataaataaaaattctaaaagTAAAGCAAGAACAATACCCATGTGAATCAATACCATCTGCCATGGTGGGAGATGGTGGATGTTTTCCTGGTAAAGGAATCTGAAGTGTCTTTAAGGCGAACATTTGAAAATCAGAAACTAGCCCATTTATTCGCTTAATATCAGTCACCTGTCAAATATAACTAAAGAATGATTCGTCATtcaaagaaaattttcatttaaaaaaaaaatatatattgaaactGGAAGAGGAAATGTACTGGGAATAGACGACAATGATGCACAAGACATTAAAATGTTTTCTTCAAAACCCAAAAGACATAAAAACaagaatacttttttttttttttttttggtcttcaGGTCGCCAAGTTTAACATTTACTCTCTGCAGTGCCCGAGTTCTAGTTCTATATAAGAATCTATCTACCAAATCACTTGTCGGTTCTTAGCACCACATtcaataccaaaaaaaataggtctttgattaaataatatatcCAATTTCCACAAATCTTTTTGGAGAAGGTAGAAACATCAAATACTATACCCACCAGGCCAATACTggcaacataaaaaaaaaaaaaaatgagaataaaaaAAACGTTGTTTTTCATCACCTCAACGCCATATCTGATAGCTACACCGGCAAGGGTATCCATCATAGATACAGGGTGCTCGATATAATTCATCCCTCCACCACCGTCACCCACGGCGGCGAGGGAGAAACTACCTGCCGGAAACCGCAAGactgaggaagaagaagaagatgccACAGACACATCatcatcctcctcctcctgATAACAGCAATCTCCACCATTTACTCGGGCGCCTCTCCTCATTTCATCCCCTCCGatccaaaaacaaaactaaaccTTTTGTAATTTGACCATCCCCGCCTCACATTTGACCCGTGTTACCTGAAGCTGCACAAACTGATCCTAATATCCCGATAGAAATTTACTCCCAACTTCTAAAATTAACCAATAACTAAATGTatgataaaaattaatcatACCCGAATTAAATGgaggattttttattttttttttaaaacaaaaaaaaaatggaggatttaaaaacaaacaaacaaaaacttgTAGTATCACTCAACCTTATCACAACTCTGTTCACTTCATTCCACGTAAGGACATAATTGCTTTTTATTACTCCGAGAAAATGTTAGTGtactctcattttttatttatccgGACAAAATCTAGACATTTGTATTTATCCGCACAAAATCTAGACATTTGTATTGAGGttcatatgaaaaaaataaaaaatataagcaCACCACATCAAAGTAAAATTGATGGAGTAAAAAACCTGTATTATGTATGTCCTACCTGCGTCCGTAGTATATTCATTGCTGTAGCTGTGGCTGTGGGCAGACTGAGAGAGTGAAAGGGTTAGGTAGGTGAAATTAAAGTCCTGAGAGAGAAGGAGAAGCCAATTGCAACTTTGCCAGGCAGTACAGTGCTGAGTGTTGAGTGGACAGTGTGCAAAGTCACAGGAGAGCCGAGATAGGGAGATCAGAGAGGTGAGCAGTGAGCAAGACAGACAGATATGGCTTATGCTGCCGTGACTTCCATGTTGAACACCCTGGATCAGTTCTTGAATTATAGTCCGGATCTATTCCTAAAAGAGATCAAGTCACTGCATAAAAGGATGTATTCCTTTCAGGAATTTCTGGAGTCGAGGGCCATTATCCAGAGGCGGCATGAAAAGCTCAAAATAGTCCACCAGGAAATGCAAATGCAAATGGAATCAATCATCAGAGATGCAGCATACAGAGCAGAAGATATCGTTGACTCCAAAGTAAGGGAATTTCATCAAGCAACAACTGGAGAAGAGCAGAATAAAGCTTGTGAAGATCTTTGCCGGATGCTAGAACTAGTGATAAAAGAGATGGAATCCAccaaagatgatgatgatatttcGAAGAAGATTTCCCAGGATCAAACCAATCACAACTCCTCCGTACCGGTTTCTTTGATCAGTAATGGACTATCCATTCCAGATCTGGATGCTACTAATATAGTGGGCTTCAATCAGGAATGGGAAAGAATCATGGATAGGCTAACTGGCCGGAAGTCTAATCTTGATGTCGTCGCCGTTGTTGGCATGGGTGGAGTTGGTAAAACCACCCTTGCTAGAAGAGCTTATAATGAACCTCGGCTCAAGGATCGTTTTGACTGCAGAGCATGGACTACAGCATCTCAACAGCATAATGTTAGAGGTATGCTGCTTGACCTTTTATCTACCTTCATCCCCCCATCCATGTCGCTTTACAGAAATAGCAATGAAGACTTAGCTTTTCAACTGTATAAGCGTTTGAAAGGTGTGAGATATCTGATTGTTATAGATGATGTATGGAGCACTGATGCCTGGGATGGTGTGTTTAGATCATTTCCCGATGATAAAAAGGGAAGTCGCATTATTTTAACTAGTAGATATACTGAGATAGGAGCTTATGTTAACCCTCATTGCCATCCCCACCTGTTGAATTTGTTTGACAAAGATGAAAGTTGGAAACTGCTTTGCAAGAAAGTTTTTGGAAAAGGAAGCTGTCCTCATGAACTGGTGAGTATAGGGAAGGACATTGCAGAAAAATGCCGAGGCTTACCACTAGCAATTGTTGTAGTCGCAGGGCACCTCTCTAAGATCAACAAGACAGTACAGGGATGGAAGAGCGTTGCCAGAAACATAGGCTCAATTTTGAGTGAAGACCCGAAGCAGTGCTTGGATATACTTGCTTTGAGTTACAAACACTTGCCTCAACATTTGAAACCTTGCTTTCTCTATTTGGGAGCCTTTGCAGAAGACTATGAGATTCCTTTGAGGCGGCTGATTAGATTGTGGATTGCGGAGGGGTTTCTCAAGGGCTCAAAAGAAAAGAGCTTGGAAGAGGTAGCAGAGGGCTGCTTGGAGGATCTTATTCAAAGGAGTTTGGTTATGGTTGGAAGGATAATCAATGGAAGAATCAAGACTTGCCGCATCCATGATGTCCTGCGTGATTTGTGTCTCAAAGAGTCTAGAAAAGACAACTTTCTTCATGTGCTTGCGGAACAGCACCTAGAAATTGCTCCTCAAGATATAGTTACTCAACGTCGTGTTAGTTCCCACTGTCAAAACATTTCCATAAAACCTTCTTCTGATCATGTTGTTTCACTTTCCCGTtcctttcttgccttcaaggTTTCAGGTGGTTCCTTCCTTCCCAGTATGAATTTCAAGTTGCTTAGAGTGCTAGACATCATGTCATTGCATCATATTAGTTTTCCAGATGAGATAGTACACCTCATCAACCTCAGGTACCTTGCACTAACCCCTTCTGATACTGAAATTCCAGCATCAATATCCAATCTTTGGAGCCTACAATGTTTGGTTCTTTGTTTCATTTCTGATGGGCCAACTTTACCTCCAGAAATTTGGAAGTTGCAACAGCTTAGGCATCTTCATGTTAATACTTGGGTTTCTTTTCCCCACCCTGCATCTAAGTCCTCACCTTTACCAAATTTGCAAACACTTTCTAAACTAAGCCTTTCCAGTTGCACCAAGGATGTTTTTTCTTCCACTTCAAATCTAAAAAAACTGGGCATTTCTGAAATAGTCGACAGTTTGAGTTCCCCGACACAGAGCCTCTGGCCTGAAACATTTCAAAGTTCTGCCTCCCAGAGTTTTTATGAGATCGAGAGCATCTGGCCTGAAACATTTCAAAGTTCAGCAACTGAGAATTGTTACCAAACTGAGAGTCTCTGGTCTGAgtgtttcaacaattttgttcaCTTGCGTCAGCTTGAGAGACTGAAACTGGTCTGCTCAAGCCAATTATTCACTGGAGAGCCACCATTGGTACACCATCTAGATGCTTTTCCAACAACTCTCAAGAAGTTAAGTTTGAGCTTCAGCCGTCTTCCATGGGAATATTTTAAGCTTCTTGGTGAACTACCCAATCTTGAGGTGCTAAAACTCACCAGCTATGCCTTTACCGGACCAAAGTGGGAACTTGTTGATGGTCATGAATTCAGGCAACTCAGGTTCCTACTACTAGGGCTTACAGATTTAGTGCACTGGGAAACCAATAGTTATCTCTTTCCAAAACTGGAACACCTTGCTTTGAAGCAATGCTATGCGCTGAGTAGCATACCTGATGCCATTGGGGAAATTCTAACTCTGAAAAGGTTGGAGCTACATGAATGTTGCCCTGAGGCAGTAAGTTGTGCAATTGAAATTCGACAAGATCAGATGAATATAATAGGGAAGGATGATCTTGATGTTATCATTGTTGATAGAGAATATCAGATAGCATTACTGCAAAGTACAGAAAATTATGCCACTGCTGTGCAGAATTATGTAAAATGATTCTCTGTACGTGTGGTGCATAAGCATTTGCTTTGTTATCTTATGTTGTCATTTTGTATTGTGTAGGATGCGTAAGCATTTGTTTTTTATCTTATGTTGTCATTAACTCATTACAGTTTTCTCTGCATATTACGACTGTCTTCAACCACAGTCCACATATGCAGTAACTGATTAAATAAGCAGTAGTAGCCATTAATGTTCATAGATCATAGAAACCTGGTTTATCGCTTTATTGTATCCAATATTGTCTCACTTAGGAGTTAGGACTTAGGTGTAAGCCCATCTCATTCTAGAATCACTGTCCActgacaaaagaaaaaagaaagtaatatGATCCTAACCTATAAAGAACTGAACTATAGGAGggtaaaattaatttaactTACCCTTCAAATAAAGAGTTTAACTTGTAACTTTATAATTACCAAACAACATGACCAAATTAGTTGGAGTTGTTatctttataatattattatatattaggcATTATATAACGTGGTTGTAGGCTTGTAGCTAATATACCTATTAgtgtcaaataaaataaatataaatttttgtaatttaatacACTTTATTGAATTAGATAAAAACAAATTTCTTGTGCGAGCATTGTGAAAACAACCTCACAAAATAAGGGAAGTCTTTctatacaataaataaaaatataacatcAGTTACTATAATTTACTTTTCTACAATTGTCAAGTTAAGATACAAGAACACTTAGGGTGAACAATCACCAGGTAAAAGCGGGTTCATAAATAACGTTATTATCCTAATTTTTAGGCATTATTATTCAATGATATGGAGTATattatagttttcaaaaaaaagaaaaaaaaggagtaTATTATACGATTATTAAATGAAACCGGGTAGCGAATCGAGCTACCGACTTACAAACGACCTAAATGGGCCATCCTACGGGTTTTACcatacaaataacaaattacGAATCTCCTCTGCTTCTAGGTTTTCCTCTTCAGCTCTCACCATCTGAGCAGGTATCCTCTCGCTCCATCTCTGCCTGAAAATATGCGTATATCTCTCTCTTTTCTGTTTGTGTGGATCTTCAATGCTTTTCCATTACTCTGCTATACGATTTCCATTGTCAGGTTTCATGAATTGATTATTCAgattttgatttcttcttcCGATATAGATATGTCTTCTACGCGGATTAGTTCGAGTAAGAGAGAGaacattttgattttgtttttctcCCGATGTAGACATTTCTTATATTCAGATTAGTTCGAGAAAGAGAAAGACACAgatctttaatttcttcaattgCCTCCGAAAGACGTGGTTATCCAAAATCAGAGCTGAATAAGTTAATGGCTTGAGAAGTCCTATCTTTGGGCATAGGATGTTTCTAACTGTTAgataattgatttatttattagttcTCTGTAGAATGTGTAGCTAATCTtagaaatttttgttttgattcaaGTGTTATATATACCTAAAAAGAGATGGAGAGCATGGGGAAATTGGAGCTTTAGCCTTTAGTTGCTTGGTTGAATTTTTGAAGACATGGTTGTGAATATTAGAGCTGAATAAGTCAGTCACTTTAAAGAAGTTGTGCTGCAGGTTATCCTTAGGCCAAAATCCAGCTGTTGTATGATCTCAAGTGTAAGAGATATTGTGTatgaaactttttaaagctgtGTGTATGAAAAAATCTCCCATTTATGATATAGTATATTCAGAAGTTTGACTTGGGACTAACATGAATGGAGTGAATATAGTCTATTATATGAAAAAGAAAGGGGAAATTGCctaatttagaaagaaaaagaaaaaaaatctgcATTGGATGGTGAAATTTTGACTTGAAACAAGATAAAGAAAGGATAGTGGAGATTTGATATCATTAACCTTAAGAATAAAGTAGTAAAAATTTTGACTTAAAACAACAATATCTAGAAAAGAAAGGATATTGGTTTACCTATTGCAATTAGAAATGGGAGAACTCTGTAATTAAGCTAGAAAGAGCATCTAAGAAAAATTCATATTAGATTTTTTTGCTAAAAGCTGCTGGTTTTAACTGGccagtttattattattattattagggaaaaggtacaaataagccattgaactatttgggaattagcaattaagccatcgaactcgaataagctccaaataagccactgaactcaggaaaacaaagcaattaagccactaaaccggaaaaaaataacaattaacatttttaacaggtcatTTGTCTATTCTGGTCGCCggtttagtggcttaattgctttgttttcctgagttcagtggcttatttggagcttatttgagttcgatggattatttgtaccttttcccttattattattattattattatattgagaGGGTTAATTATCGCGCATCTAAGTGATTGAGCAGGCACCACTTAGATAAATCATATTTGGGGTGGctattttgtcattttgtgcATAATTGTTAGATCAAAGTAGTTGCCTTATATTCCTTTGCCTTTTGTTTTTAAATCATAATTTTAATGATTGCAATTATTTTTATGTGCTTTGAAGTTGCTCAAACAGCATTGTCATTTCTTCCTTTAATTACCAGATTTTGGTTTGGAGACTTTTGAATATTTATGGAGTTTGTTTTGCAGGTGAAAGTTCTGTACTCTGATATACTATTTGCTGCCAGAGACAATAGTCTGGTGAACCTCTTCTTAGAAAATAGGCCTATTTTCTTAAACAGTTCGATTATTGTGCCTGTAGCTTTTTGCTACagtatttttttctcttatGGGGACTCCGGAGACCTCTCGTGAACCTTGCCCTGACCGTATCCTTGATGATGTTGGTGGAGCTTTTGGTATGGGTGCTGTAGGAGGTGCAGCCTTCCACTTCTTGAAAGGAATATATAACTCTCCTAAAGGTGAGCGTCTGGTTGGTGCTACTCAAGCAGTGCGCATGAATGCTCCTCGTGTTGGTGGTAGTTTTGCTGTGTGGGGTGGACTGTTTTCCACCTTTGACTGTACAATGGTTTATATCCGGCAGAAAGAGGATCCATGGAACTCGATTATTGCTGGTGCAGCTACTGGTGGGTTTCTTTCAATGCGCCAGGGTTTAGGTCCTGCTTCTAGATCAGCTTTATTTGGTGGTGTATTACTTGCTTTGATTGAAGGAGCTGGAATAATGTTGAATAAAATGATGAGTGTACCACAGAATCTACCTCCGATGGAGGAACCGTTACCAAATATGGCTGGTGCACCTGGATATCCAATGGGTCAACTCCCTGGTCAGCAAATTGGTCAGTTGCCTGGTCAGCCTCCAGTAAGTATGGAGGGTATTGGTGCTGAATCCTCTGCATCATCTTCATCATGGTTTGGAGGTTTTTTTGGTGGTGGAAATAAGCAAGAGACTGATTCAGACAGTGGGAGCAAGACAAAGGTTTTGGAAAGTTTCGATGCTCCAAACGCTCCAACTTTCGAGTATAAATGACCTTAGGAAGTTGATATTCTCGTTAggtaagtttatttatttttatttgtatgcaTTGCCTTGTGAATCAATAGTTTGAATGAGTCCTTTTATGCTTTATGTTTCTCATTCTTCTTCTAGCACTAAATGAAGTGCCAACATATGCAATGTTCTTAGTTCTTAATTGTGTGCCATCATTTTATACTTGAGTCACTGCCTTTGTTGTTTTATTGTTTGTCATTGATTCACTTGATACACCAAAAAAGACCGGTCTGACCTCATCTCATTGATTTATTTTGCAGACTGCCACATGGTTAGTGGAGATATGCTGTTCATCTTGATCTGCTGAAGTTGCTAAGAGGTCTACGGAAATAATGCCATGACTTTGTTTTTTAGTACTAGGTGATGATGCAGAAGATTATATTCATTGTGTTGGATCATCTTAGACATGGGAGCTCATCATACCCGGTTTTACAATCACGGAGTTTGGTGCTTTACATAAAAGAGTAAAGACagatattttcattttgtatcTGCACCAAATGCTCTTGATCTCTGTCACCAAATGCTCATTCTGCACTTCTGTGTTGTTGATTGTGCGTGTAAGCTTGTAGTGCGATTCCTCCCTCCCTTGAATGTTAGCCTTATCAATATGGGTAAAattaggcaatttatatcatggacaaaGGTTCACATAGTATTATGGATCATTGATTAAAATGAGGTATTGAATTCATACTCGTAACACAACACAAGACGCATAACTTAGCATTATAGACTCACTTGGATTGAAAAGATGAGGTATAGAATTTATACTCGTAAAGTATAGaattcataacacaagatacaaaaaattataacactaGACACATAAATGTTATatgtttacttattttttaaatatgatttaggtacataatttgtattcataagtacaaaattttacaacacaagacacaaaaatttataaaataagacataattactatttttttatatagaaaGGAGGAGTGAATCTAAACAAAGAGAAGGCTAG
This region of Ipomoea triloba cultivar NCNSP0323 chromosome 15, ASM357664v1 genomic DNA includes:
- the LOC116006268 gene encoding uncharacterized protein LOC116006268 isoform X2: MRRGARVNGGDCCYQEEEDDDVSVASSSSSSVLRFPAGSFSLAAVGDGGGGMNYIEHPVSMMDTLAGVAIRYGVEVTDIKRINGLVSDFQMFALKTLQIPLPGKHPPSPTMADGIDSHGLYGIKLGDEEGSPLKRSPAAHGNGNGNGNGKGESPHSVAVESEHMFLFSKSSSNPPLNPRRKCRSVVFTNVEEEDAFSPKESKYYYNNDSSDSSSPLALGEKFMRKRQKSESDFLRSPEMLLLKEDECSSGGFSAVGSSTGLALRPKAAAAAAAASRAIAIAEPPIAIESVCANNLTRVRRSSSTSNLQDSDTSTFTSLWPITKPIFDGLPKPITGRSNKAALD
- the LOC116006268 gene encoding uncharacterized protein LOC116006268 isoform X1; translation: MRRGARVNGGDCCYQEEEDDDVSVASSSSSSVLRFPAGSFSLAAVGDGGGGMNYIEHPVSMMDTLAGVAIRYGVEVTDIKRINGLVSDFQMFALKTLQIPLPGKHPPSPTMADGIDSHGLKLSPAICSLYGIKLGDEEGSPLKRSPAAHGNGNGNGNGKGESPHSVAVESEHMFLFSKSSSNPPLNPRRKCRSVVFTNVEEEDAFSPKESKYYYNNDSSDSSSPLALGEKFMRKRQKSESDFLRSPEMLLLKEDECSSGGFSAVGSSTGLALRPKAAAAAAAASRAIAIAEPPIAIESVCANNLTRVRRSSSTSNLQDSDTSTFTSLWPITKPIFDGLPKPITGRSNKAALD
- the LOC116006267 gene encoding putative late blight resistance protein homolog R1A-10, encoding MAYAAVTSMLNTLDQFLNYSPDLFLKEIKSLHKRMYSFQEFLESRAIIQRRHEKLKIVHQEMQMQMESIIRDAAYRAEDIVDSKVREFHQATTGEEQNKACEDLCRMLELVIKEMESTKDDDDISKKISQDQTNHNSSVPVSLISNGLSIPDLDATNIVGFNQEWERIMDRLTGRKSNLDVVAVVGMGGVGKTTLARRAYNEPRLKDRFDCRAWTTASQQHNVRDDVWSTDAWDGVFRSFPDDKKGSRIILTSRYTEIGAYVNPHCHPHLLNLFDKDESWKLLCKKVFGKGSCPHELVSIGKDIAEKCRGLPLAIVVVAGHLSKINKTVQGWKSVARNIGSILSEDPKQCLDILALSYKHLPQHLKPCFLYLGAFAEDYEIPLRRLIRLWIAEGFLKGSKEKSLEEVAEGCLEDLIQRSLVMVGRIINGRIKTCRIHDVLRDLCLKESRKDNFLHVLAEQHLEIAPQDIVTQRRVSSHCQNISIKPSSDHVVSLSRSFLAFKVSGGSFLPSMNFKLLRVLDIMSLHHISFPDEIVHLINLRYLALTPSDTEIPASISNLWSLQCLVLCFISDGPTLPPEIWKLQQLRHLHVNTWVSFPHPASKSSPLPNLQTLSKLSLSSCTKDVFSSTSNLKKLGISEIVDSLSSPTQSLWPETFQSSASQSFYEIESIWPETFQSSATENCYQTESLWSECFNNFVHLRQLERLKLVCSSQLFTGEPPLVHHLDAFPTTLKKLSLSFSRLPWEYFKLLGELPNLEVLKLTSYAFTGPKWELVDGHEFRQLRFLLLGLTDLVHWETNSYLFPKLEHLALKQCYALSSIPDAIGEILTLKRLELHECCPEAVSCAIEIRQDQMNIIGKDDLDVIIVDREYQIALLQSTENYATAVQNYVK
- the LOC116007271 gene encoding mitochondrial import inner membrane translocase subunit TIM17-2-like, with the protein product MGTPETSREPCPDRILDDVGGAFGMGAVGGAAFHFLKGIYNSPKGERLVGATQAVRMNAPRVGGSFAVWGGLFSTFDCTMVYIRQKEDPWNSIIAGAATGGFLSMRQGLGPASRSALFGGVLLALIEGAGIMLNKMMSVPQNLPPMEEPLPNMAGAPGYPMGQLPGQQIGQLPGQPPVSMEGIGAESSASSSSWFGGFFGGGNKQETDSDSGSKTKVLESFDAPNAPTFEYK